The Miscanthus floridulus cultivar M001 chromosome 7, ASM1932011v1, whole genome shotgun sequence genome includes a region encoding these proteins:
- the LOC136466338 gene encoding uncharacterized protein, with amino-acid sequence MKRLTKVLMDGGSGLNIMTETLTFKVVGFHGTYHAILECPCYTKFMDVPNYNYPKLKMSGPYGVITIGTSFQRAYECEVECFEHAATIVSFKELTAIREEVAEEAPDPKRITKSFEPIEGTKEVLIDPSDPKGKVVRIGTMLSFE; translated from the exons atgaagcggctcaccaaggtgctgatggatggaggcagtggcctcaacatcat gacggagacccttaccttcaaggtggttgggttccacggaaCTTATCACGCCATCCTAGAAtgtccatgctacacgaagttcatggacGTCCCCAACTACAACTATCCAAAGTTGAAGATGTCAGGTCCatacggggtcatcaccattggcacctccttccagcgcgcctacgagtgtgaggttgAGTGCTTCGAACATGCCGCGACAATTGTCTCCTTCAAAGAGCTTacggccatcagggaggaggtcgctgaagaagcacccgaccccaagcggaTTACCaagtcttttgagcctatagagggcaccaaggaggtcctcatagaccccagcgaccccaagggcaaagtggtgcgcattggcaccatgctttccttcgAATAG